Proteins found in one Takifugu rubripes chromosome 17, fTakRub1.2, whole genome shotgun sequence genomic segment:
- the wdr19 gene encoding WD repeat-containing protein 19 — MKSIFILNEKIWAGASLLYKWQKSLGNYIAVAGHDSTVQIFDRHGHKYAEINLPGRCVGLDWDKDGDILAMIAAKSSSICLWDASVNKSSHIDSGMRDQMSLILWSKTSPLLAVGTVKGNLLIYNQQTSRKIPVLGKHTKKITCGCWSAQNLLALGSDDNTVSISNHEGDTVRQTSLRGPPADIYFSIMKTDERSAQGENTVSVCVDKKILMLFNINDPDNRVELSFLGHYGNIVSYRWYGDGYILIGFSHGYLVVISTHIREIGQELYQARNHKDSLNSVAISSVLNRAASCGDNSIKIHELSEFKDISNVVELEDETKGLDQLSWTDDGQLLAVSTQKGTLHVFLTKLPILGDSFGTRLAYLTSLLEVTVFNQVEEENPVVIEVEVEPTFIALGPYHVAVGMNNRAWFYALNEQEPGFIQLKNIEYLGTIASMCLNVDYAAALFEGKVQLHMIEGKDQDEKRQMKLFPGDTRKGRILCHALTADFLYYGTDSGDVECVLVEDWDTVSSYRHSVGVRKVFPDQNGTWLVFIDNKNSGFLLCPAKGTKFFLELPDFSPTITGVLWDTWRDDKGVFVAYDDDKVYTYAVHKTTIYGPQVVLVGSSPLLFSQKPLLLYNGELTCQTASGKTNDIPLSTHSFLKHSPDTLSAADLSRQLSQAIMLKRFHEAWDLCKSGGGPADWAELGKACLVHMEVDLAIQIYRMCGNVGMVLSLQSIKDIEEMNLRSGHLAMFLEDYNRAQDLYMSSSCPVAALEMRRNLLDWDSALKLAKGLAEEEIPFISKEYAVQLEFNGEYVNALAHYENGLIHDKKFQEHDESCQAGIARMSIRMGDIRRGTTLAVQHPSRVLKKECGAILENMKQFSEAAQLYERGQYYEKAASVYIRSKNWVKVGELLPNISSPKMHLQYAKAMQADNKYVEALQAYRSARDWDNAIRVLLDHLNNPEEAVRIVRETQSVEGAKMVARFFLSLKDYGSAIHFLVLSHCNDEAFQLAQQHGQMEVYADIIGPEASQEDYQSIALYFAGERKYLQAGKFFQKCGQYSRALNHFLKCSSTEDNRALDLAIETVGQAKDHSLTNQLIDYLMGENDGIPKDAKYLFRLYMALQQYSDAARTAIIIAREDQNAGNYRNAHDVLFSMYTELQSQRIKIPAQMATNLMMLHSYLLVKIHVKRGDHLKAARMLIRVSNNISKFPTHVVPILTSAVIECQRAGLKKSAFGFAAMLMRPEYRNDIMPSYRKKIENIVRHPDLAEVEEETTPCPFCGYQLPQNELLCVSCKNNLPYCIATGRHMLKEDWCVCPHCEFPALHSQFSLLLETEKVCPMCSETLSVKQVKKISNCSSYLQASEADQ; from the exons ACGGTGTGTAGGCTTGGACTGGGATAAAGATGGGGACATTTTGGCTATGATTGCTGCAAAATCAAGCTCTATCTGTCTCTGGGATGCTAGTGTAAATAAATCATCCCACATTGATAGTGGCATGAG AGATCAAATGTCCCTAATACTGTGGTCAAAGACAAGCCCACTCTTAGCTGTTGGAACCGTCAAAGGAAACCTGTTGATTTACAATCAGCAGACCTCACGCAAGATCCCTGTACTGG GTAAACATACTAAAAAGATCACATGTGGGTGCTGGAGTGCTCAAAATCTACTTGCTCTGGGAAGTGATGACAACACTGTCAGTATCAGTAACCATGAGGGTGACACGGTCAGACAG ACCAGCCTCCGTGGTCCCCCTGCTGACATTTATTTCTCTATAATGAAGACTGATGAAAGGTCTGCACAAGGAGAAAACACT gtcagcgtgtgtgtggacAAGAAAATACTCATGCTGTTCAACATCAATGATCCAGACAACAGGGTAGAATTGTCCTTCCTTGGCCACTATGGGAACATTGTGTCCTACCGCTG GTATGGTGATGGGTACATACTGATTGGCTTCTCCCATGGGTACCTTGTGGTGATTTCTACTCACATTAGGGAGATTGGGCAGGAATTGTATCAGGCTCGTAACCACAAAGATAGTCTCAACAGTGTGGCCATCTCATCTGTGTTAAACAGGGCTGCTTCCTGTGGGGACAACAG TATAAAGATCCACGAACTGTCTGAGTTTAAAGACATCAGCAATGTAGTTGAGCTCGAAGATGAGACTAAAG GTTTAGACCAGCTGAGCTGGACAGATGATGGGCAGCTGTTGGCGGTCTCCACACAAAAAGGAACACTTCATGTCTTCCTAACCAAGTTGCCCATCCTGGGTGACAGCTTTGGCACTCGGCTTGCCTACCTCACCTCACTGCTGGAGGTCACAGTTTTCAACCAGGTGGAAGAG GAGAATCCAGTGGTCATAGAAGTGGAAGTGGAGCCCACTTTCATCGCGCTCGGTCCTTACCATGTGGCTGTGGGAATGAACAACAGGGCATGGTTTTATGCCTTGAATGAACAAGAACCTG GTTTTATTCAGCTGAAAAACATCGAGTATTTAGGGACAATTGCCAGCATGTGTCTCAATGTGGACTATGCAGCTGCACTGTTTGAAGGAAAAGTTCAGCTGCACATG ATTGAAGGCAAAGACCAGGATGAGAAGAGGCAGATGAAGTTGTTTCCGGGTGACACCAGGAAAGGTCGGATTCTGTGCCACGCCCTGACTGCTGACTTCCTTTATTATGGCACAGAT TCTGGTGACGTCGAGTGtgtgctggtggaggactgggaCACTGTGAGCAGCTACAGACACTCAGTCGGTGTGAGGAAAGTCTTCCCTGACCAGAATGGCACATGGCTGGTTTTTATTGACAACAAGAACAGTGGcttcctgctctgtcctgcAAAA GGAACAAAATTCTTCTTAGAGCTGCCTGATTTCTCTCCCACCATCACAGGAGTGTTGTGGGACACCTGGCGTGATGACAAAGGAGTGTTTGTAGCTTATGATGATGACAAGGTTTATACCTACGCTGTGCATAAAACCACTATATATG GCCCACAGGTGGTGTTGGTTGGAAGCTCCCCGCTGCTCTTTTCCCAGAAGCCATTGCTGCTGTATAATGGGGAGCTCACATGTCAGACAGCAAGTGGTAAAACCAATGACATCCCTCTGAGCACTCACTCCTTCCTCAAACACTCTCCTGACACGTTGTCAGCAGCTGACCTCAGCAGGCAGCTCAGCCAGGCCATCATGCTCAAGAG gTTTCATGAAGCCTGGGATCTGTGTAAATCTGGAGGTGGTCCTGCAGATTGGGCAGAACTGGGGAAAGCCTGTTTGGTTCACATGGAGGTGGATTTGGCCATCCAGATATACCGCATGTGTGGAAACGTCGGCATGGTTCTGTCGTTACAGAGCATTAAG GATATAGAAGAAATGAATTTACGGTCGGGACACTTGGCTATGTTTCTAGAAGACTACAACAGAGCCCAGGACCTGTACATGTCCTCAAGCTGTCCAGTTGCTGCACTGGAG ATGAGGAGAAACCTGTTGGATTGGGACAGTGCACTAAAATTAGCCAAGGGCTTAGCAGAAGAAGAGATTCCCTTTATATCCAAGGAATATGCTGTGCAACTGGAGTTTAA TGGAGAATATGTGAACGCCCTGGCACATTATGAGAATGGTCTCATACATGATAAAAAA TTCCAGGAGCATGATGAATCCTGTCAAGCAGGCATCGCTAGGATGTCAATTAGGATGGGAGACATCAGGAGAGGAACCACTTTAGCAGTTCAACACCCAAGCAGAGTCCTGAAGAAGGAGTGTGGAGCTATTCTGGAGAACATGAAG CAATTCTCTGAAGCTGCTCAGCTCTATGAGAGAGGCCAGTATTATGAGAAGGCTGCATCGGTCTACATCCGGTCCAAGAACTG GGTGAAGGTAGGAGAATTGCTTCCAAATATCTCCTCTCCCAAGATGCACCTCCAGTATGCCAAAGCCATGCAGGCCGACAACAA GTATGTGGAGGCCCTACAAGCCTATCGCAGTGCCAGAGACTGGGACAATGCCATTCGTGTGCTGCTGGACCACCTGAACAATCCTGAGGAAGCTGTTCGCATCGTCAGGGAGACGCAGAGTGTCGAAGGAGCAAAGATGGTGGCCAG gtttTTCCTGTCATTGAAGGACTACGGATCAGCCAttcacttcctggttctgtCTCACTGCAACGATGAAGCTTTCCAACTGGCGCAGCAGCACGGACAGATGGAGGTCTATGCCGACATCATTG GTCCTGAGGCGAGCCAGGAGGACTACCAAAGCATCGCTCTTTACTTTGCTGGAGAGCGGAAATACTTGCAAGCTGGAAAGTTCTTTCAGAAATGTGGCCAGTACAGCAGA GCTCTGAATCATTTTCTCAAGTGTTCCAGCACTGAAGACAACAGGGCTCTGGACTTGGCTATAGAGACA GTGGGTCAGGCCAAGGATCATTCtctgaccaatcagctgatagATTACCTGATGGGGGAAAACGACGGCATACCAAAG GACGCCAAGTACCTGTTCCGTCTGTACATGGCCCTGCAGCAATACAGCGATGCTGCTCGTACCGCCATCATCATTGCTAGAGAGGATCAGAATGCag GGAACTACCGTAATGCCCACGATGTACTTTTCAGCATGTACACAGAGCTGCAGTCGCAGAGGATCAAAATTCCTGCTCAGATGGCAACTAATCTAATGATGCTGCACTCGTACCTGCTGGTTAAG ATTCACGTGAAGAGAGGGGACCACCTAAAGGCTGCCCGCATGCTTATTCGTGTCAGCAACAATATCAGCAAGTTTCCCACAC ATGTGGTTCCCATCCTCACCTCAGCAGTTATTGAATGTCAGCGCGCCGGCCTGAAAAAGTCTGCCTTTGGTTTCGCTGCCATGCTAATGAGACCAGAGTACCGCAATGACATAATGCCGTCTTACAGGAAGAAGATTGAAAATATAGTTCG ACATCCTGAtctggcagaggtggaggaggagacgacCCCGTGTCCCTTCTGTGGATATCAGCTCCCACAGAATGAGCTTCTGTGCGTCTCCTGCAAAAACAACCTGCCCTATTGTATCGCCACG GGTCGTCATATGCTGAAGGAGGACTGGTGCGTATGTCCTCACTGTGAATTTCCTGCTCTGCACTCACAGTTCAGTCT gctgcTGGAAACAGAGAAGGTGTGTCCCATGTGTTCTGAGACTCTGAGTGTTAAACAGGTGAAGAAGATCTCCAACTGCTCTAGTTACCTGCAGGCCAGTGAAGCAGATCAATGA